caccgagtggacttaaAGTGggagccctaccaaaagccttagtagcagcctcatgtcccataaactacgtgccaccgtaggttcaggttgcctttatggcctagctagtggatccacaaatagcacatgttcatgattaggagtctaccttggcaaagtagcctcctccttctcaatgtgggtatcatcggattccatgttatagctcgcatggtcttattgtcggttatagctcttatcccacatatgtatgatttcttaagtatgttatgacttgaatttatgtttttaaatgctttggtcaatatgattttctcatgactttacgtattccaacttatcatgtgttttacttgacctttgcatttcatgatttacgttgcatgtcacgccctcatacttagcacattccaacgtactaatgcatactttttgcctacattgtctcataatgtaggggttgaggttgaagatcctaatcgaccacgtaactagtaggcgttcctatccGAAGgtgttatggtgagtcctcattgaccggggactagttccaagttggttactgtttttcttttcaaagactttgtttacgttttatattgagggtgagctagggacatgtcttagcccccacacTTACTCATTTTAGAGGCATCtcgttggacatatgtttgagtctatattgtcataagacattttcagatttctattcatgttttagactctcttatgatgtttccgcttttatatttcaccttatgtatgcttatgatatgaacaagaggcttggttggagcccttcggggtttcgatggCCATGTTACAACTacgccctaggtcgggtcgtgacaaacttggtatcagagcacaagattttccaagtgtcctagggtatcCAACATgccgtgtcaagtagagtcttattcatgggtgtgaagcgcgccacacttatgagtaggaggctataaggcatttaggATTTCTCAactctttcatgatccatgtcgtgctatagagtttacgttaagacctcttttccctaatagtctttctttgcgattttcagaaaaatggctccaagaagaccactatttccaaggggagagaatgttaatgaagcccaagctcccccgactcctcaagacaatggtcctctaccggaccaagtgactaatgcggagtttcgaaccactatcactatgctagccagAGTGGTAACCAACCAAGGTGtcgtggctcctcctaatgtttcTACTCCAGCCTCAaaagtaagggactttgcacgaatgaatcctccggagtttcatggctcaaagattgatgaggatcctcaagagttcattgatgaggtctacaagatagtaaGTATTATGGGGGTAACTTCAGAAGAAAAAGCGGAGTtagcggcttaccaactcaagggtgttgctcaactatggtacactcaatggaagttggagagagtggatgaaggtcctgtcGAATGGGAagttttcaaacttgctttccttgatcattttttccctcttgagttaagggaggctaaagtgttggagttcataaatcttcgacaaggcaatatggggatgagggactatgccctcaagtttactaagctatccaagtatgctccttcaatggttgccgatccacgtgcccgaatgagtaaattcatatcgagGGTGTCCAACTTGGTTGCCAAGGAATGTCGcaccgctatgcttgttaaggagatggacatatctcggctcatgacttttgtcgaacaaattgaaggagaaaagctcaaagaaatgaggatgagggattctaagagggcccggtatgaaggtgggttctctaatgctaggaccgttggtagcagtggacgctctcatcaaggccaaagctcggggaagaaatttgctaaggatagggtaccataccctaaagctcaaggagaaggaAGTGCAAATGCTAGTAACCTTTCTCTTCCAaaatgtgcaaagtgtggaagaatcatggaggaaagtgtTTGATCGGAACgagtgcttgctatggatgtggcaagatgggccataagcgatccgagtgccctcttgtagccaacaagggtggagatggtcgccctataggaggccaagtgcaacaaggtgcccaagctcaacctaagggtgttCAACGCAACaatcgattctatgctcttcatgatAGGCAAAAGGTTGATgagtctcccgatgtggtcacgagtatgttacgagtctttaacttcgatgtttatgcattgcttgatccgggtgccaacttgtcttttgttactccttacattgctatgaggtttgatgtgtgccccgaagtattaatagaacctttcttgatttatactcctgttggtggttcggtattagccaagagagcctatagaaattgtcccgtaTGGGTCTTGCCAGTGTAGCGCTCGCTttaagcgtgaagcgaagcgaggcGAGGTATTAGCGCTTCAACACTGTGAAGCGAAGCGATTTAAGAAAAGCGTGTGCTTCATGGGAGAAACGAGAAGCACACTTAATCTAGAAGCAAGAAAAAGGAACGTTTTTTTGGAAAAAGCGGCACTAgggttttattttaaaaaaaaaatctgtaaAACTTACAATTTATTTTTCCAAGCTGCTGCgacttcttcttcaacttcGACAGTTCAACCAGgttagtttttcttcttctcttcttctcttcttctccttctatttctatttttatttccatTCAGCAGTTCTACCGTCTGCGCAACTGCTGCGATGTTCTTCTCTTAttctcttcatctcttcttctcttcttctttttctatttctattcaGCAGTGAAgataaagaattatttttttcaagttttattcagcagtttggccatttttttttgaagataaagCATATGCTCTGGGTTTTTTTTCACATAGTCTAGCtgctttattattatttttttaattttgctgCAACTGCTCTGTTATTGTTTTGACAATTTGACTCGTGTGactgaattattattttattttttctttgtattaagttgtattttcttaatGGCACAAAAAAAGGATCCAGCTTGGGCATATGGAATTACCATGGGAAGTAACACAAAAATCAAATGTGTTTTTTGAGATATGACATATAATGACGGAATATTTCGTCACAAGAAGCATCTTATTGGTGGTTGTAAAGATGTTAAAGTGTGTCCAAAGGTCCCGAATAGTGTAaaggaagaaataaaagagtattttacgaaaaaaatgaatttaaaactcaaatgaatcctGAAGCATCCATGATTAATcttattgatgatgatgaaatggatgatgaagttgaagtgaATATGCCAATGGAGCCTCCCTCAAAAAAGAAACCTTCAACTAGTGAAAGTGGGTCATCCACCGCTAGCAATGTCAAAGGTCCTCTTAATCTCTATTTCTCGCAAAAACcaaatgaaaagagaaaaagtgGACTTATTAATCTAGAGGCTTCTAGCAAGATTTTACAAGATCGTGTTGTATCTGCTTTTGCTAGGTGGATGTATGATGTAGGATTGCCTTTCAATTGTGTTAACTACACtgaaagttttggtgaattcATTGAGGCAGTAGGCCAATATAGCCCTAGAATGAAGCCCCTCACCTATCATAAGGTAAGAGTTCCTTGTTTAAAAAAAGAGGTGgaaaagacaaacaaaattgTAGAAGAtcataaggttcaatggaaaaCGTATGGTTATTCCATTATGATGGATAAATGGACAGCAAGGAATGGGAAAATGATCATCAATGTTTTGGTGAATTCTCCAAAAGGAGTGTGTTCCTTGAATCTCATGATGCTAGTGACTCTTCTACTGATTCTAATAAGATGTTTAACTTGTTTGAGAAGACTATCTTGAAAATAGGCAAGGAAAATGTGGTACAAGTTGTGACTGAAAATGCAAGTGAGAACAAAAAAGCAGATGACATGTTGAAGGGAGTGTTCCCGCATATTTTCTGGACTCCTTGTGCTGCTCACTGTATCAACTTGATGTTTTGTGACATTTTCAAAGAAGCCCCGTATTCTACAGGTGAACTTGAGTCTTGATATTTAATGTTCTTTTTTAATCttcatgttaattttcttacttattaactattaaatttttttgaaaagtttttGGTAAGGCTGTTAAGATACATTCTTATATCAGTCAAAGGGCACTGTTGTTGAATATGATGAGGAGATACACAAAGCAAAGAAACTTGGTAAAACCTGCTAAGACAAGATTCGCAACAGCTTTTTTGACATTGCATAGTTTTAATAtgcaaaagaaaaatctgaGAACCTTGTTTATGTCCACTGAATGGAATGAAAGTGTCTATGCAAAGGAAACTCTTGGGAAAGAAGTTGCGAGACACATCATTAGTCCATATTTTTGGAATGACACTGTTCAAGCACTTAAGGTTGGTGGTCCTTTAGTTAATGTACTTCGTATGGTGGATGGGGAAAAAAAACCACCAATGGGCTACATTTATGAAGCCATGGATAGGGCCAAAGAAAGTATTGAAAAGgcattcaattatgatgaaagaaaatatatgaaTGTTTTCAAAATCATTGATGCAAGGTGGACGGATCAACTTCATCAACCTTTACATGCAGCTGGACATATTTTGAACTCGGGGCTCTATTACAAAAATAATGAGATGAAGACTTTAACTGAAGAAGTGTGGTTGGGATATCATGCATGTGTTGAGAGGATGATCCTAGATAAAACTTTGCAAGACAAAATAGGGAATGAGCTTGGTGTGTACATGAAAGCTGATGGGCTACTTGGAATTGAGTCGGCCATTAGAGCTAGAACCTTAAGGTCACCAGGTGAGCATTTCAACATTTAACTGTTAGAGCTTTAACTTTTAAGTTATTACatattaacttttaaaataattcttctacAGTTGAATGGTGGATGCAATATGGTCATAATGTCCCAAACTTGCAACAATTTGCTATTAGAGTGCAGAGTTTAACTTGTAACCCATCCGGTTGCGAGAGAAATTGGAGCGTGTATGAACATATGAGAACCTATATTATGTTATTACTAAATTAAATGGTATCTTAATTGTCCAAAGTCCTCCCATTAATTACTTTCTACGAATTCTATGCAGATTCATACTAAAAAAAGAAACAGGCTTGAGTTAAAACGCCTGAATGATCTAGTGTTCATCAAATATAATAGAACATTGGTGCGTCGCTACAATGCTCACAATACCATTGATCCAATTTTGTTGGATAATATTGATGATGCAAATGAATGGttaactggagcaccccaaaatCATGAAGATGAAAAAGTATATGAAGGAGAAGGTCTCACTTATGGTGATGTTGCTACGGCTAGTGGTGTGGAGGAGATTATTTATGGTTTTAGGGGGAGTACTTTAAGgggaaaggaaaaaagagtagctACAGGTTCAAGTTCATGTTCAAATAGAAGTAGAActcttgttgatgagtcctcCGATGAGGAGGAAGATGAGGACCAAGTAGAAGTAGAACCCTTGTTGATGGCACTTCAAGAGTTTGAGGATCTTGTTGAAGAATAGGATTTTGCTCTCTTTGTGATTTGGTTATGCATTTGCTTTATATGTTGTTACTTATGAGGATTATTGACTATCTAGTTACTTTTTAATCTAAgtcttttgagttcttgattatttatctatgcatattttatattttatatttttatactaaatagcgCTTTTTCTAAAAAAAGCATGCGCTTCGCTTCACTCTTCTCGCTTCTGTGAAGCGAGCCCCCCGTCACTTTTTTCCGCTTCTCGCTTCTTAAAACActgggtcttgcacaaagttattccatgtgaccttgttgaacttgatatgactgatttcgaCATcgttcttggtatggattggttacatgccgcttacgcatctatatgttgtagaactcgtgtggttaagtttcacttccctaatgagcctattcttgaatggaagggtaatgattcagtggttaagggtcaattcatctcatgtattaaggcccgaaaaataatttccaaagggtgcatttatcatattgtgcgagttagggacattgattccaaaactccaactcttgattcggtccctatagttaatgagttctccgacgtgtttcccgatgatttgtctggcattcctcccgaaagggagattgactttggcatagatctcattcccgatacccaacctatctctattcctccttaccgtatggctccagcagaacttaaggagttgaaagaactattgaaggatttgttggataagggttttataagaccaagtatttcaccttggggtgctcccgtgttatttgttaggaagaaagatgggtcactctgaatgtgtatagactaccggcaattgaataaggtcaccacaaagaacaaatatccaatctcaaggatagatgacttgtttgatcaattacaaggagcaagctatttttccaagattgacctccattccggttatcatcaattgagagtaagggagtgtgatattcccaagacagccttttggacaaggtatggtcattttgaatttgtagtaatgtcgtttgggctgacaaatgctccagctatattcatggatttgatgaatcgcattttcaagccatatttggatatgtttgtagtggtgtttattaaTGCATTTTCAAGCTCGTCTTTTGCATTTTGTGATATTTGAAATCTACTCCTGGAAAACGTCTTCATTTTGCCAAACATGATCACCTCAATATAGAAACTTTTACAAATGCTGATTGGGTTGGATCTCTAAATGATAGGAGGTCTACAACTGGTTATTACACACTTGTGGGAGGAAACTTAGTCTCTTGGAGAAGTAAGAAGCAAAGTGCAGTTGCTAGATCAATGTTGACTCACGGTGTTTGTGATTCTGTGGCTGTGAAAGCTACAGAAGAACTGAAATTATCCGAAGATAAATTATCCTTGTACTGTGATAACAAGGTTGCCATCAATATAGCACATAATATAGTACAATATGACCGAACAAAACACATTGAAATTGATCGTACTTCATCAAGAAAAAGTTGATAGATGATACCTTGAGCCTATTCCATGTGACATCCAACAAGCGGCTAACTGATGTTTTTACTAAAGGTCTTAGCAATAGAACTTTTCACAACTTAGTTTGCTAGTTAGGCATGTGAGATATCTATGCACCAACTTGGGGGGAGTGTTGATAAATCTGATTATGTTCAGATTTAATCTGATTTTGATCTAATTTTGAAATGATGTTGATATGGTTAAATCTCTAATCTTAATTAAGTAGATTCTTATCTAATTTAGTTTTCAGCATTATAGAGATTTTAATTTGTTTCCTTAATTGTATATTTCATAGTTAGGCTTCTGTTTTGTGTATAAATACCTCTGTAATTGGTTGCATAGATACActtgagaaataaggaaatctCTCTTCTCAAAGTCTACAATATACATCAAAACACCTGTGGTTTCTTTCATTCCAAACAATCCAAAAAATGACTGCAGGAATCATTTCCAGACCTTCTTGATGGTTTTGTCAACTCTCCGAAAAATCCAACTAGTGTATGCTACCTTTATGGACTGAGGCATACTCCAAGTTAGTTcaaagaatgaaagaaagaaattccAGATTTCAGCAACAGTAAGGTAGTGGAAAAATAAGTGGTTGACACTTTCTAAACTTTGGTGGCACATATAGCAACTGTTAACTAGGGTAATTTTCCTCTTGTTGAGGTTGTCTTGAGTTAATGCCGCTTCCATGAGGGTTGTCCAGGTGAAGCAGGACAATTTGAGTCGCACATTGGTTCTCCAGACATGTTTCCATGGTATGTCCTCAAGCACACCACTCTGAGAACGCAAATTTGTAACCTTTTTTGATTGtgaactttcttttctttgagcTACCCCATAAAATTTTGCCTAGTAACTAGGCTTCAAAAGTGAAACCCTCCAAAGTGGCTAAGAGAGTTATTAAATCATTGATCTCCCCGTCAGTCGTTAAGGTTTCCTTCTGAGTGAAGGTCTCCAAATGTGGTCTTCTCTATTCCGAGCAATAAAAGAGTCCTGATTGTAAGCAATAAGGAAAAGGCCAGGATAAGAGTCCTCTAGACATTCATTGCCAATCCACCTGTCTTCCCAAAATTTCACATTTAAGTTATTACCAAccttaaaaaatatgttttgaaagaGGGCTTAATGAAAACTATTGATATGTTTCCAGGGCCCAATACCATGAGGACATGAACGTTCCTTATGACTCCAATGATTCTAAACTCCACATTTAGCAATGATGATCTTTTCCCAGTAACCTGCTTCTAGTTGTCCATACCTCCAGAAGCACTTCATCAATGGACTTTGATTGTGTAATCTAAGATTCCTAATACGGAGACAACCAGCGTTCTTTGGTTGAGTGACAATGGGCCATTTCACAAGAGAGAATTCCGGAGTCTCATTGTTACCTTCCTATAGAAAACTTCTTAGTTCAAGAGTTGTGCCTCTTGAAGCATTGTCCAAAGTCCTATTCATGTTTTTTTTACTTCTCAGTAGTTCCATCAATAATTGTATGAAAGTGCCACTTTCAAGAAATAGGAAGCTCATAGATCTCTAACAAATAATTTAGGAGACCAGATCGGTAATCCATGAACACGACGACTAGAAATTTGACCACCCTTGACATACTATCCTGAAAATTATCCTATTAGCCTATGAAGTTGATATAGAGTTGCACATCATCCAGCAAAAAGGTTTACATATATCCCATGAATGAGATAGAAAACATGCAACAATAAGCAGACGTGTCGGGCTACAAATAGCCTTCTAACCATCCTCTTATCTGACTCTTCCTCGTAGGGGTTAAGCAAAGCTTTGTCACTGTTGCAAGGGGTTATTGAGAAGTTTGAGGGGAAAAAGTAGAAATTTGGAAACAGCAACACTTATATTTAGGATGTGGATTTACTCTAATAAATAGTGCACTTGTCTCTTGATACCTCACCAGGTTGTATTATACTATGTCACTGTTTCCACTTCTAAAGAAGGAGAAGCAGCTGCATAGGTTGAGGAGAATTTTTTCTCTGGGAACACAACTGCCAAGAAAAGATATTTGTCTTGAAAAATGGAAGGAGCGTCTAAAACTAAAAAAGATGGTAGATTATGGTTAGAACTTAAGAATTTGAGTCTTTGAAGTAGAATCTTATTATATAAGTGGCTTTGGGGCTGTAGAACCTTATTATATAAATGGCATTGGAGATATAATACAGAAGATGGTGTTCTTTGGAGGGGAGTAGTTTTACGAAATATgtgatttttgataattttaagtACTAAAGTGACACAAACCCCTCATGAAGATGGATACTGTAGAAGTATATAACAAGCCTTTAGCCAGAAGTCAAGCCTCTCAAACAATTCAAAATTGGAAAAGGGAATAGAAGCAAAGTTATTGAGTGATTCATAGTGACAGAAAAGGACCCCAACATATTTTACTTGGTAGTGCTACTGAATGCAACTATAGCGGatctgagaaaagattttatatacaataagaagaagaaacttGTCAAATTGGAAATAGGACGGTCTCAATTTGGAGAAGGAATGGATTAACAAACGCAATGACATGTTAGAGCGGATAAATGATTATCAAGGTATTTATACTGTCAAATCTAGCTATAAAACTTTATTTTACACAACAGGGAGAGGTTACTGTATAAGGCAATCTGATTAACCCAGGCACCTCCTAAGGTGGCACACTTTTGGTGGATTGCAATCAATAAAATTTGCCTCACACAGAATAACCTGATGAAGAGGAGTATTTTACTGTAAAATAGATGTCATATGtgtgaagttgaagaagaaactATAGCTAGTTTCCTCTATAGCTCATAAAGAAGAATGTTATCTGTACTCTGACCCAATTGAAAGCTGCACTTTCTTGGTGTTTGGTAAATAATAAGTCATACCTGGCAGCTACTTACgagttatttttaatattaaaaaaaaaaattgctctCGCCAACAGAGAGAACAATAGTCCTTGGAAAAACTAGAATATAAGATAAAGTAATTGAAAAAGACATTCTAATGAAGCTAATAGATCACCAAGCAACCAGTCTTCAGTGGGGAGACGCTCTATGTTGACATGCCGAACAAAAAATTGACACCCTTCTAAGAAAATAACAGTCAGGACAATAATAATTGAAATTTCCTTATGTTGCAAACAGAATCACCATGTGATGTTTTGCCTCTAAAACCAGTAAGCGGCAGTACCTCGAGAACTTGTTGTTCAACTGTTCGGTCGTCAGCAGCAGCACGACCACCAACATAGGTAAGATATTGCATTATCAACTTTGTGGTCTCTGTTTTCCCTGCTCCACTTTCACCACTAACCAATATAGATTGGCTTTGGTTCTCAGACATCATAGCCCTAACAAGGAAAATTTGAGCAAAAATAAATCACTAATTGATTCACTTTAGGCAAACGTCATCAGATCCCCAAATGACTAGTCAGCAAACCTGTACGATGCATCAGCCACAGCAAACACATGAGGGCTAAGCTCACCGAATGGAGCTCCTTTGTATTGCTCCATCATGTGAACATTGTACAGATGT
The genomic region above belongs to Solanum dulcamara chromosome 5, daSolDulc1.2, whole genome shotgun sequence and contains:
- the LOC129889166 gene encoding uncharacterized protein LOC129889166 translates to MDSKEWENDHQCFGEFSKRSVFLESHDASDSSTDSNKMFNLFEKTILKIGKENVVQVVTENASENKKADDMLKGVFPHIFWTPCAAHCINLMFCDIFKEAPYSTVFGKAVKIHSYISQRALLLNMMRRYTKQRNLVKPAKTRFATAFLTLHSFNMQKKNLRTLFMSTEWNESVYAKETLGKEVARHIISPYFWNDTVQALKVGGPLVNVLRMVDGEKKPPMGYIYEAMDRAKESIEKAFNYDERKYMNVFKIIDARWTDQLHQPLHAAGHILNSGLYYKNNEMKTLTEEVWLGYHACVERMILDKTLQDKIGNELGVYMKADGLLGIESAIRARTLRSPGEHFNI